From Vicia villosa cultivar HV-30 ecotype Madison, WI unplaced genomic scaffold, Vvil1.0 ctg.001540F_1_1, whole genome shotgun sequence, one genomic window encodes:
- the LOC131635744 gene encoding pectinesterase inhibitor 6-like, translated as MVRKISYLTLLLAFLFPSFFANTSQLAFAKGTDNVREACKVTRYQNLCMRSLAPFSNSAGRSPSKWARAGVSVTIGEAKNVQAYLSSFKRREHLRGRNKVALLDCIETFADAIDDLHRSLNVLRRLSRSTFGTQMGDLNTWLSSALTNEDTCLDGFQGKSDKKIRSLQNKVCKVYYVTSNTLALVNKLATTGLGSISDP; from the coding sequence ATGGTCAGAAAAATATCATACCTTACCTTACTGCTTGCATTTTTATTTCCTTCATTCTTTGCAAATACTAGCCAGTTGGCATTTGCAAAAGGAACAGACAATGTCAGAGAAGCTTGCAAAGTAACTAGGTATCAAAACCTTTGTATGCGCTCCCTAGCACCGTTCTCTAACAGTGCTGGACGAAGCCCTAGTAAGTGGGCGAGGGCAGGAGTGTCGGTTACAATCGGAGAGGCTAAGAATGTTCAAGCTTATCTGTCAAGCTTCAAGAGGCGCGAGCATTTAAGAGGAAGAAATAAAGTTGCACTTTTAGATTGTATTGAAACTTTTGCAGATGCCATTGACGATCTTCATAGGTCACTGAATGTGCTCAGAAGGCTTAGCAGAAGCACATTTGGCACCCAAATGGGGGACCTTAATACATGGTTAAGTTCAGCCCTCACAAATGAAGATACTTGCCTTGATGGGTTTCAAGGCAAAAGTGATAAGAAAATTAGATCGCTGCAAAATAAGGTTTGCAAAGTTTATTATGTAACCAGTAATACTCTAGCTCTTGTCAACAAGCTTGCCACTACAGGTCTAGGAAGCATTTCTGATCCATAG